The following are encoded together in the Gilvimarinus sp. DA14 genome:
- a CDS encoding efflux RND transporter periplasmic adaptor subunit, with product MKTLIAVALATVLGLLSGWLLFAQPEHSAAAKQVETTAKQPLYWVAPMDSSYRRDGPGKSPMGMDLVPVYADSEQTQAGEVTVAPNVVQQLGVSTYVVERRALTPALDTVGFVSFDEQALVHLHLRATGWVSGLTVNSLGDPVRKGQKLFDFYSPDIRNTQQEFLQALAGDNPRLVKASREKLRAQGVPEAEIAAIEKSRQIKSEISYYAQKSGVVASLSVANGSYVTLQENALSIGPLEQVWVIAEVFERQAGLLAEGQAVTLSTRAHPGATWQGQVDYVYPVLNPANRTTRARIVVGNKDERLKPNMLMDVRIQAQPFVAENLVPDSAVIRTGAGVRVVRELRHGVFRSQAVTTGASAQGFTQILEGLSEGDRVVTRAQFLIDSESNVAAELDRLDAGEAQPSSQHQNHSEMDHHDMGHHHINHSGMNHSEMNHSGEQKSSAHNHAVHSSGANQPGGHDHD from the coding sequence ATGAAAACATTAATTGCCGTTGCGCTGGCAACGGTTTTGGGTTTGCTCAGCGGATGGCTTTTATTCGCGCAGCCCGAACATTCGGCTGCAGCAAAGCAGGTTGAAACGACTGCGAAGCAGCCCTTGTACTGGGTTGCGCCAATGGATTCCAGCTACCGCCGCGACGGGCCCGGAAAGTCTCCCATGGGGATGGACCTGGTGCCCGTCTATGCCGATAGCGAGCAAACACAGGCGGGCGAAGTCACTGTAGCTCCTAACGTGGTGCAGCAGTTGGGGGTAAGCACCTACGTTGTAGAGCGCCGGGCGCTTACACCGGCGTTGGACACAGTGGGTTTTGTCAGTTTCGATGAGCAGGCACTGGTGCACTTGCATTTGCGTGCAACCGGCTGGGTGTCTGGGCTTACGGTAAACTCGCTGGGTGATCCGGTGCGTAAAGGGCAAAAGCTATTCGACTTTTACTCGCCGGATATTCGCAATACTCAGCAGGAGTTTTTGCAGGCCCTGGCAGGGGATAACCCGCGCCTGGTCAAAGCATCGCGCGAGAAACTGCGCGCCCAGGGAGTGCCCGAAGCAGAGATTGCGGCGATTGAGAAATCCCGCCAGATTAAATCTGAAATTTCCTATTACGCGCAAAAGTCGGGGGTAGTGGCCAGCCTAAGTGTGGCCAATGGCAGTTACGTGACCCTGCAGGAAAATGCACTCTCTATTGGTCCTTTGGAACAGGTGTGGGTTATTGCCGAGGTGTTCGAAAGACAGGCCGGCCTGCTGGCTGAGGGGCAAGCGGTAACCTTGAGTACTCGCGCCCACCCGGGCGCAACCTGGCAGGGCCAGGTGGACTATGTGTACCCGGTGCTAAACCCGGCCAACCGCACCACCCGTGCTCGCATCGTGGTCGGCAATAAAGATGAACGCCTAAAGCCCAATATGCTGATGGACGTTCGCATTCAAGCCCAGCCGTTTGTCGCAGAGAACCTGGTGCCCGACAGCGCTGTTATTCGCACCGGCGCGGGCGTCAGAGTGGTGCGCGAACTGCGCCATGGCGTGTTTCGCTCGCAGGCGGTGACAACCGGTGCCAGTGCTCAGGGGTTTACCCAAATTCTCGAAGGGTTAAGCGAGGGGGATCGCGTTGTTACGCGAGCGCAATTTTTAATTGATTCTGAATCCAATGTTGCCGCTGAACTTGACCGTTTAGATGCGGGGGAAGCGCAGCCTTCCAGTCAGCACCAGAACCACAGCGAAATGGATCATCACGACATGGGTCATCACCACATCAACCATAGCGGAATGAATCACAGTGAGATGAACCACTCTGGCGAGCAGAAATCGTCGGCTCACAATCATGCCGTTCACTCATCCGG
- a CDS encoding class I SAM-dependent methyltransferase: MGIATGIKTALAVLTVTASSWAAADDEALQEVLAGEHRAESSARDEYRHPGETLAFFGIEPDMTVVEIWPGGGWYTEILAPYLRDEGVFYAAHFNPDSEVEYFKRSRDNYGEKLAANPELYDATKVSVFNPPDEYDIAPAGSADMVLTFRNAHNWYMRGGGEEKLLSAFSAFYRALKPGGILGLVDHRLPENRDDEEQDTSGYIKQSTVISAAEKAGFVLAAESEVNANPKDKAKYQHGVWTLPPSLRGGDKNRDKYMGIGESDRMTLKFVKPEQD, encoded by the coding sequence ATGGGTATAGCAACTGGGATCAAAACGGCTTTGGCCGTGTTAACCGTGACTGCCAGCAGTTGGGCGGCCGCCGACGACGAAGCTTTGCAGGAAGTGCTGGCCGGTGAGCACCGCGCCGAAAGCAGTGCCCGCGACGAATACCGCCACCCGGGTGAAACCCTGGCGTTTTTTGGTATTGAGCCGGATATGACCGTGGTGGAAATTTGGCCGGGCGGTGGTTGGTATACCGAAATTCTGGCCCCTTATTTACGCGATGAGGGCGTTTTTTACGCCGCCCACTTTAATCCCGACAGTGAGGTGGAATACTTTAAACGCTCGCGGGACAATTATGGCGAGAAACTGGCCGCTAACCCCGAGCTTTACGATGCCACCAAGGTATCGGTTTTTAATCCGCCAGATGAGTACGACATAGCCCCGGCTGGCAGTGCCGATATGGTGCTGACCTTCCGCAATGCTCACAACTGGTATATGCGCGGTGGCGGTGAGGAAAAGCTGCTGTCGGCTTTCTCGGCCTTCTACCGTGCCCTTAAGCCCGGCGGTATTTTGGGTCTAGTAGACCATCGGTTGCCCGAAAATCGCGACGATGAAGAGCAAGACACCAGTGGCTACATTAAACAGAGTACCGTTATCAGCGCCGCCGAAAAGGCCGGTTTTGTGCTCGCGGCAGAGAGCGAGGTAAACGCCAACCCGAAAGACAAAGCCAAATACCAGCACGGAGTGTGGACCTTGCCACCTTCGCTGCGCGGTGGGGATAAAAACCGCGATAAGTATATGGGGATTGGTGAAAGCGACCGCATGACGCTAAAGTTTGTAAAGCCTGAGCAAGACTAG
- a CDS encoding type II toxin-antitoxin system HigB family toxin, producing MRIIALSTLRAFWEDYPECMDAKEPTLAWYRHTLAADWSSPADLKQEFGNASILKDGRVVFNIAGNKYRLVAWINYAYRVVYIRFIGTHEQYDKIDVQTI from the coding sequence ATGAGAATAATCGCCCTCTCCACACTAAGGGCATTTTGGGAAGACTACCCAGAGTGCATGGATGCCAAAGAGCCAACGCTTGCCTGGTACCGGCATACGCTAGCGGCTGACTGGAGTAGCCCGGCAGATCTGAAGCAAGAATTTGGTAATGCCAGCATCCTCAAAGATGGACGCGTAGTATTCAATATTGCCGGAAACAAGTATCGACTGGTCGCCTGGATCAATTATGCCTACCGAGTCGTATATATTCGATTTATCGGCACCCATGAGCAGTATGACAAAATTGACGTACAAACGATCTAA
- a CDS encoding CopL family metal-binding regulatory protein, translated as MIFRVLIILVLVAQGLVSFAAPVPASEISQSSAPMPAMTMQDCHGQMDMAAANTKKADTHCTENCCCPGVCNAAAALPGEAFSVVYQQATAVSFLLPQSLPNPISRLYRPPIFA; from the coding sequence ATGATTTTTCGGGTTTTAATTATTCTGGTATTGGTGGCGCAGGGGCTGGTTAGCTTTGCGGCGCCTGTGCCTGCGTCCGAAATATCTCAATCCTCTGCGCCTATGCCTGCTATGACAATGCAAGACTGCCATGGTCAGATGGACATGGCAGCTGCCAACACGAAGAAGGCTGATACTCACTGCACCGAAAACTGCTGTTGCCCGGGCGTGTGTAACGCCGCTGCCGCGTTACCCGGTGAAGCTTTCTCTGTTGTTTATCAGCAAGCTACAGCGGTCAGTTTTCTGCTGCCGCAATCATTGCCCAATCCCATTTCTCGCCTGTATCGCCCGCCCATTTTTGCCTGA